In a single window of the Candidatus Limnocylindrales bacterium genome:
- a CDS encoding secondary thiamine-phosphate synthase enzyme YjbQ: MRQAFTTIEIGTREPGLFEITHEVSEWASASDIADGLLTMFIRHTSASLVIQENADPDVLTDLDAFLRRIVPEDTRLYRHTAEGADDMPAHIRSALTSTQLSVPLRGGRLRLGTWQGIYVFEHRRGRFRRSVDLHIVGD; encoded by the coding sequence TTGAGACAGGCTTTCACGACGATCGAAATCGGAACCCGCGAGCCGGGTTTGTTCGAAATCACGCACGAAGTTTCCGAGTGGGCTTCGGCGAGCGACATCGCCGACGGCCTGCTGACGATGTTCATCCGGCACACATCGGCGTCGCTCGTGATTCAGGAGAACGCCGATCCGGACGTGCTCACCGATCTCGATGCATTTCTTCGGCGGATCGTGCCGGAGGACACGCGGCTGTACCGGCATACCGCCGAAGGCGCCGATGACATGCCTGCGCATATCCGTTCGGCGCTGACGTCCACGCAGCTTTCCGTTCCGCTGCGCGGCGGCCGGCTCAGGCTCGGCACATGGCAGGGCATCTACGTGTTCGAGCATCGGCGCGGCCGCTTCCGCCGCAGCGTGGACCTTCACATCGTCGGCGACTGA
- a CDS encoding SRPBCC family protein, giving the protein MNFDERIVTDAPPSGAFLYLSDLNNAPSWDPSITRVEQCTPGAVGLGTEFRVTMRLMGVNTTLDYHVEVYEPGRRVMFMGRSLITKVTDCVTVTPFRGGSRIRWTSDIHLFAPLVLLDPIFGMLFRPTMTKGLACLRESLNRLAPSMGARVVMPEPVPIRPMPPPAHDMEAFRAARHG; this is encoded by the coding sequence ATGAATTTCGACGAAAGGATCGTAACCGATGCGCCGCCGTCCGGCGCATTTCTGTATCTGAGCGACCTCAACAACGCTCCGTCCTGGGATCCGAGCATCACGCGGGTCGAACAGTGCACGCCGGGTGCCGTCGGGCTGGGAACCGAATTCCGCGTCACGATGCGCCTGATGGGCGTCAACACGACGCTCGACTACCACGTCGAAGTGTACGAGCCCGGTCGCCGTGTGATGTTCATGGGGCGCAGTCTCATCACGAAAGTCACCGATTGCGTCACCGTGACGCCGTTTCGCGGCGGCTCGCGGATCCGGTGGACGTCCGACATCCATCTGTTCGCACCGCTGGTGCTGCTCGATCCGATCTTCGGGATGCTGTTTCGGCCGACGATGACCAAGGGACTCGCGTGCCTGAGGGAATCGCTCAACCGTCTGGCCCCGTCGATGGGCGCGCGAGTCGTGATGCCGGAGCCCGTGCCGATCCGCCCGATGCCGCCCCCGGCGCACGACATGGAAGCATTTCGCGCGGCACGTCACGGTTGA
- a CDS encoding HAMP domain-containing sensor histidine kinase: MKRLHRHSLRHRLYLQIYLALVTALVLFAVAASCLWWIAPRDREAEMFLGGMAELIGEVLPPPDRPADEQKIALERLAGKFEADLTLLDADGRPVASAGPVIAAPHTRFSGSGIAHSAGHGMLAVMALPDGRRLLADHAGRHRPLGALLMIAVLAAMLALASLPLARRLTRRLERLRAGVDTLGSGNLRARVNVEGSDEIAELARSFNRAAERIERLVHAQKDALATASHELRSPLARMRVAIELLGVDTRRDVRERIASDIDELDDLIGEILLTSRLDASPDVDRNDDVDLLALVAEEGARVGADVGGTAVTLRGDARLLRRLARNLFENARRYGSGSAIEADVAPAPGGGAVLRVSDRGPGIPDVERERVFEAFYRRSGTSEGEGGGVGLGLALVRRIAESHGGTARAVARDGGGTTIEVTFGARQKGASQ, encoded by the coding sequence TTGAAGCGGCTTCATCGCCACAGCCTTCGCCATCGCCTCTATCTGCAGATCTACCTGGCGCTGGTCACGGCGCTCGTGCTGTTTGCCGTCGCGGCGAGCTGCCTGTGGTGGATCGCGCCGCGCGATCGCGAGGCCGAAATGTTCCTCGGCGGCATGGCCGAGCTGATCGGCGAAGTGCTGCCACCCCCCGATCGTCCGGCCGACGAGCAGAAGATCGCGCTCGAACGGCTGGCCGGAAAATTCGAGGCCGACCTGACGCTGCTCGATGCCGATGGACGGCCTGTTGCCAGCGCCGGCCCAGTGATTGCGGCGCCGCATACGCGCTTTTCCGGCAGCGGCATCGCGCACTCTGCCGGTCATGGAATGCTCGCAGTGATGGCGCTGCCCGACGGCAGGCGGCTGCTCGCCGATCACGCCGGCCGCCACCGGCCGCTCGGTGCGCTGCTGATGATTGCGGTGCTTGCGGCAATGCTCGCGCTCGCGAGCCTTCCGCTTGCGCGCCGGCTGACACGCCGGCTCGAGCGCCTTCGCGCCGGAGTCGACACTCTCGGCAGCGGCAACCTTCGCGCCAGGGTCAACGTCGAAGGCAGCGACGAGATCGCCGAGCTCGCGCGCAGCTTCAATCGCGCCGCCGAGCGGATCGAACGTCTCGTGCACGCACAGAAGGATGCGCTCGCGACGGCGTCGCACGAGCTGCGCTCACCGCTTGCCCGCATGCGCGTCGCCATCGAGCTGCTTGGCGTCGACACGCGGCGCGACGTGCGCGAAAGGATCGCCAGCGACATCGACGAGCTCGACGATCTGATCGGCGAAATCCTTCTGACGAGCCGGCTCGACGCTTCGCCGGACGTCGACAGGAACGACGACGTCGATCTGCTTGCGCTCGTCGCCGAAGAAGGTGCGCGCGTCGGCGCCGACGTAGGCGGCACCGCGGTCACGCTACGCGGCGACGCGCGGCTGCTGCGGCGGCTTGCTCGAAACCTGTTCGAAAATGCACGCCGCTACGGCTCGGGGTCGGCAATCGAAGCCGATGTCGCACCGGCGCCGGGTGGCGGAGCGGTGCTGCGCGTGAGCGATCGCGGTCCCGGTATTCCCGATGTCGAGCGGGAGCGGGTTTTCGAGGCCTTTTACAGGAGATCCGGCACGAGCGAGGGCGAAGGGGGCGGAGTCGGGCTCGGGCTGGCGCTGGTTCGACGCATCGCCGAGAGTCACGGCGGCACGGCGCGTGCCGTGGCGCGCGATGGCGGCGGAACGACGATCGAAGTCACGTTCGGTGCCCGGCAGAAAGGGGCGTCGCAATGA
- a CDS encoding response regulator transcription factor, producing the protein MSERILIVEDDRALAAMVAEYLGKSGMDVTTRGDAAGGLDALTREEFDAVILDVMLPDRDGFDVCRTIRSRSQVPIVMLTARGEDTDRIVGLELGADDYLPKPFNPRELLARLKAVLRRSGAPVLAADSVLRFGRLEIDRDARTVRVDGDDKPLTSYQFDLLCALAESAGRVMTRDTIMNKVRGSEHEAFDRSIDVHVSRIRAAIEDDPQHPRRVLTIRGTGYLFARRQDEDAS; encoded by the coding sequence ATGTCGGAACGTATCCTCATCGTCGAAGACGACCGCGCGCTGGCCGCGATGGTGGCCGAGTACCTCGGCAAGTCGGGCATGGACGTGACGACGCGCGGGGATGCCGCCGGCGGCCTCGACGCGCTGACGCGAGAGGAATTCGACGCGGTCATCCTGGACGTGATGCTTCCCGACCGCGACGGATTCGACGTCTGCCGCACGATCCGCAGCCGCTCGCAGGTCCCGATCGTGATGCTGACCGCGCGCGGCGAAGACACCGATCGCATCGTCGGACTCGAGCTCGGTGCCGACGACTATCTTCCGAAGCCGTTCAATCCGCGCGAGCTGCTGGCGCGGCTCAAAGCCGTGCTGCGGCGCTCCGGAGCGCCAGTGCTCGCCGCGGATTCGGTTCTCCGCTTCGGCCGGCTCGAGATCGATCGCGATGCCCGCACTGTTCGCGTCGACGGCGACGACAAGCCGCTGACGTCGTACCAGTTCGATCTTCTGTGCGCGCTGGCCGAGAGCGCCGGCCGCGTGATGACGCGAGACACGATCATGAACAAGGTGCGCGGCAGTGAGCACGAGGCTTTCGACCGCAGCATCGACGTGCACGTCTCGCGCATCCGCGCTGCGATCGAGGACGATCCGCAGCATCCGCGCCGCGTGCTGACGATCCGCGGCACCGGCTACCTTTTCGCGCGCCGCCAGGACGAGGATGCGAGCTGA
- a CDS encoding Spy/CpxP family protein refolding chaperone produces MAGLVLGVIGAGLIGFAIGATMPVAEAALGAISRAGDGPPTLEEARDHAEFFAAFALHRLDATPDQQQRVEKIIDGTVDSLFPIVEKHRSNRDQLHAILEAPTIDRAAIERLRVEEIGLADNLSRVVASALGDTAEVLTTEQRAELIQHLDRFRHHH; encoded by the coding sequence GTGGCCGGCCTGGTCCTCGGCGTAATCGGCGCCGGCCTGATCGGTTTCGCGATCGGAGCGACGATGCCGGTTGCCGAGGCCGCCCTCGGCGCGATCTCGCGCGCCGGCGACGGGCCCCCGACGCTCGAAGAAGCCCGCGACCACGCGGAGTTCTTCGCGGCGTTCGCGCTTCACCGGCTGGACGCCACGCCCGACCAGCAGCAGCGCGTCGAGAAGATCATCGACGGAACCGTCGACAGCCTGTTCCCGATCGTCGAGAAACACCGCTCGAACCGCGACCAGCTTCACGCGATCCTGGAAGCGCCGACGATCGACCGCGCGGCCATCGAACGGCTGCGGGTCGAGGAGATCGGTCTCGCCGACAACCTGTCGCGCGTCGTCGCGTCGGCGCTCGGCGATACGGCCGAGGTGCTGACCACCGAGCAGCGCGCCGAGCTCATCCAGCACCTCGACCGCTTCCGCCATCATCACTGA
- a CDS encoding DUF6064 family protein, with translation MPLNLGRDEFLGVFTAYNEALWPAPEVLGLVAFVAVCLALFPGSQRDRIACALLSVLWAWSGLIYCCGFLSRITPLGYVFGAVFAMQAALLLNFGVARHDVRFWTHTGPRHLAGILLIFYSLVAYPALAALLGHAHPTSPSFGVPTPVTIFTFGMLLLTRAPYARVLFAVPLFWAAMGTWLAFELRLREDIGLIVAAALVLTMTPTEDDPDSVQAAQ, from the coding sequence TTGCCGCTCAATCTCGGACGCGACGAATTTCTCGGCGTGTTCACCGCCTACAACGAGGCGCTGTGGCCTGCGCCCGAAGTTCTCGGCCTCGTCGCATTCGTCGCGGTGTGCCTCGCGCTATTCCCGGGATCGCAGCGCGACCGCATCGCGTGCGCGCTGCTTTCGGTGCTGTGGGCGTGGTCGGGCCTGATCTACTGCTGCGGATTCCTGAGCCGCATCACGCCGCTCGGTTACGTATTCGGCGCGGTGTTCGCGATGCAGGCGGCGCTGCTGCTCAATTTCGGCGTTGCCCGCCATGACGTGCGCTTCTGGACGCACACCGGCCCGCGTCACCTCGCCGGCATCCTGCTGATCTTCTATTCGCTGGTTGCGTATCCGGCGCTGGCCGCCCTGCTCGGCCACGCGCATCCGACGTCGCCGAGCTTCGGAGTGCCGACGCCGGTTACGATCTTCACGTTCGGAATGCTGCTGCTGACGCGCGCACCGTACGCGCGCGTGCTGTTCGCGGTGCCGCTGTTCTGGGCGGCGATGGGGACCTGGCTCGCGTTCGAGCTGCGTCTTCGCGAAGACATCGGCCTGATCGTCGCCGCCGCGCTCGTGCTGACGATGACGCCGACCGAAGACGATCCCGACTCCGTGCAGGCCGCGCAGTAG
- a CDS encoding thioredoxin family protein codes for MVKTASDMLPLGTPAPDFRLPDAVTGRDVALSDFPAVRPLLVMFICNHCPYVVHVRGEFSRLARDYDGRISIVAINANSIETHPQDGPEHMRALAVELGWRFPFLFDSTQQVARQYHAACTPDFFLFGPAAADGHRPLVYRGQLDSSRPGNSEPVSGRDLRAAMDALLAGRQVAADQRPSLGCNIKWTPGNEPDYFGASA; via the coding sequence ATGGTCAAAACCGCATCCGACATGCTCCCTCTCGGTACGCCGGCACCGGACTTCCGGTTGCCGGATGCCGTGACGGGACGTGACGTCGCGCTCAGCGACTTCCCGGCCGTGCGTCCGCTTCTGGTCATGTTCATCTGCAACCACTGCCCGTACGTCGTGCATGTACGGGGCGAGTTCTCGCGCCTCGCACGCGACTACGACGGCCGGATCTCGATCGTCGCAATCAATGCGAACAGCATCGAGACGCATCCCCAGGACGGCCCCGAGCACATGCGTGCGCTGGCCGTCGAGCTCGGCTGGAGATTCCCGTTCCTGTTCGATTCGACGCAGCAGGTGGCCAGGCAGTATCACGCGGCCTGTACGCCGGACTTTTTCCTGTTCGGTCCGGCCGCAGCCGACGGCCATCGCCCGCTGGTCTATCGCGGCCAGCTCGATTCGAGCCGTCCGGGAAACAGCGAGCCGGTAAGCGGCCGCGACCTTCGTGCTGCGATGGATGCGCTGCTTGCCGGACGCCAGGTCGCCGCCGACCAGCGACCGAGTCTCGGCTGCAACATCAAGTGGACTCCCGGCAACGAACCCGATTATTTCGGCGCGTCCGCCTGA
- a CDS encoding nitroreductase family deazaflavin-dependent oxidoreductase yields the protein MADAVKMPRPFTATEERIAKPIIRVMSLVNTWIYRWSGGRFGAVWMHGAPILLLTTVGRKSGERRTAPLLYLEDGPRVVVVGSQGGMAKDPLWVKNIDANPDVEIEIGRTRRPMKARRGDAGEKSHYWPALCRMYPDYADYQARTMREIPVIILDPR from the coding sequence ATGGCTGACGCCGTAAAAATGCCGCGCCCGTTCACCGCCACCGAGGAGCGCATTGCCAAGCCGATCATCCGGGTGATGTCGCTGGTCAACACCTGGATCTACCGATGGAGCGGCGGCCGGTTCGGCGCTGTCTGGATGCACGGCGCCCCGATCCTGCTGCTGACCACGGTCGGCCGGAAGTCGGGCGAGCGGCGAACAGCGCCGCTTCTTTACCTGGAGGACGGGCCGCGCGTGGTGGTGGTCGGCTCGCAGGGCGGCATGGCCAAAGACCCTCTGTGGGTAAAGAACATCGACGCGAACCCCGACGTCGAGATCGAAATCGGCAGGACCCGGCGCCCGATGAAGGCCCGGCGCGGCGATGCCGGAGAAAAAAGTCACTACTGGCCCGCGCTGTGCAGGATGTATCCCGACTACGCCGACTACCAGGCCCGCACGATGCGGGAGATTCCCGTGATCATCCTCGATCCTCGTTGA
- a CDS encoding cytochrome P450, translating to MSTAHSGAHDDPARADAAFLTLIMDPEVRRDPYPTLHEVRSASPIFKSSFGNWVLTRYDDCHSALRDPRCGKDWPGMMERAGFDDWREHQSLGYGDSTLLFANPPQHTRLRRLVARAFTPRTVERLKPRMAATVDKLLDPLVEAGGGDLLDALAFPLPVTVIGDLLGVPEADRAPFREGVRLNTRTLEMNVTRADVEAADASVAWMSEYFHALLADKRRSPCDDMMSGMAQAEEGGDRLSDDEIVGMSLLLFGAGFETTTNLIGNGVHHLLGHPDQIDVLRADPSLVPNAIEELVRFDGSILLSGRAAFEDIEIAGHRIRAGEGIVTILGAANRDPARYPDPDTLDVRRKDIEPLSFGSGIHFCLGANLARGEAVLAIGRLLERCPKLAAAGDAHFRDQFVFRGLESLPISC from the coding sequence ATGAGCACTGCACATTCGGGAGCGCACGACGATCCGGCACGCGCCGATGCCGCGTTCCTTACGCTCATCATGGATCCGGAGGTTCGCCGCGACCCGTATCCGACGCTTCATGAAGTCCGCAGCGCTTCTCCGATCTTCAAGAGCAGCTTCGGCAACTGGGTCCTGACCCGCTACGACGACTGCCACAGCGCGCTGCGCGACCCGCGCTGCGGAAAAGACTGGCCCGGAATGATGGAACGCGCGGGGTTCGACGACTGGCGCGAGCACCAGTCGCTCGGCTACGGCGACTCGACCCTGCTGTTCGCCAATCCTCCGCAGCACACGCGGCTGCGGCGCCTGGTCGCCAGGGCTTTTACGCCGCGCACCGTCGAGCGGCTCAAACCGCGCATGGCCGCAACCGTCGACAAGCTGCTCGATCCGCTCGTGGAAGCCGGCGGCGGCGACCTCCTCGATGCGCTCGCGTTTCCGCTTCCAGTTACCGTGATCGGCGATCTTCTCGGCGTGCCCGAAGCCGACCGCGCGCCGTTTCGCGAAGGCGTGCGACTCAACACGCGAACGCTCGAGATGAACGTGACGCGCGCCGACGTCGAAGCCGCCGACGCGTCGGTCGCGTGGATGTCCGAGTATTTCCACGCACTCCTCGCCGACAAAAGAAGATCACCGTGCGACGACATGATGAGCGGCATGGCGCAGGCCGAGGAGGGCGGCGATCGCCTGAGCGACGACGAGATCGTCGGAATGAGCCTTCTGCTGTTCGGCGCGGGCTTCGAGACGACGACCAACCTGATCGGCAACGGCGTCCACCATCTTCTCGGCCATCCCGACCAGATCGATGTGCTGCGTGCGGATCCGTCGCTGGTCCCGAACGCGATCGAAGAGCTCGTGCGTTTCGACGGCTCGATCCTGCTCTCGGGGCGCGCCGCATTCGAAGACATCGAGATTGCCGGGCATCGCATCCGCGCAGGCGAAGGCATCGTCACGATCCTCGGCGCCGCCAATCGCGATCCGGCGAGGTACCCCGATCCCGATACGCTCGATGTCCGCCGGAAGGATATCGAACCGCTGTCGTTCGGCAGCGGCATCCATTTCTGCCTCGGCGCAAACCTCGCACGCGGAGAAGCCGTGCTCGCGATCGGTCGGCTGCTCGAACGCTGCCCGAAGCTCGCAGCAGCCGGCGACGCACACTTCCGCGACCAGTTCGTCTTTCGCGGGCTCGAGTCGCTTCCGATTTCCTGCTGA
- a CDS encoding carboxymuconolactone decarboxylase family protein has product MQRIPLVDIESASPDVQSAFRALPVPLNIFRMMAHAPMSFRPLMRLGQSILSAQQLEPKLREYAILQAVHSYGGRYEWIQHVPIAEACGATAEQIKAIEDGNLGASCFDEKEKAFLAFVDESAKKVRCSDAAFAAAKKHLSDREIVETILTIGYYQMLARLTECTDTELDEPVGTRVVDSLKPKP; this is encoded by the coding sequence ATGCAGCGAATTCCTCTCGTCGATATCGAAAGCGCTTCGCCGGACGTGCAGTCGGCCTTTCGCGCACTTCCGGTGCCGCTCAACATCTTCCGCATGATGGCGCATGCACCGATGAGCTTCCGGCCGCTCATGCGCCTCGGCCAGTCGATCCTGTCGGCGCAGCAGCTCGAGCCGAAGCTTCGCGAGTATGCGATCCTTCAGGCCGTTCATTCGTACGGCGGGCGATACGAATGGATCCAGCACGTGCCGATCGCCGAAGCGTGCGGCGCCACGGCCGAGCAGATCAAGGCCATCGAGGACGGCAACCTCGGAGCATCGTGCTTCGATGAGAAGGAGAAGGCGTTCCTCGCGTTCGTCGACGAGAGCGCAAAGAAGGTACGCTGCAGCGACGCGGCATTCGCTGCAGCGAAGAAACACCTGAGCGACCGCGAGATCGTCGAGACGATCCTGACGATCGGCTACTACCAGATGCTCGCGCGGCTGACCGAATGCACCGACACCGAGCTCGACGAACCGGTCGGAACCCGTGTCGTCGACTCACTCAAGCCGAAGCCGTAG
- a CDS encoding SDR family NAD(P)-dependent oxidoreductase produces MDRAGRDRYQAPVDVTRFAGRVAFVTGAASGIGRATALRFAREGAAVACVDRDAAGAAAVRREIEALGARTIEIECDVADSASVRAAAAAVETLLGAVDILANVAGTGDTATRDGIETLDDERWNRVLAVNLSGPFHCCRALMPSMAARGRGAVVNVSSLAGRSKSANGGLAYTSSKAGLLGLTRHLAFDYGPRGIRVNAICPGGVDTPMIRAGGVRKAATEEEAQARAQRIAAYEYFMPIRRLSSPDEQAGAIAFLASDDASYINGVSLDTNGGLFMA; encoded by the coding sequence GTGGACCGCGCCGGTCGTGACCGCTATCAGGCGCCGGTGGACGTCACTCGATTTGCCGGACGCGTTGCGTTCGTGACGGGCGCCGCCAGCGGGATCGGACGCGCAACCGCGCTTCGATTCGCGCGCGAGGGCGCTGCGGTCGCATGCGTCGATCGCGACGCCGCGGGTGCCGCCGCGGTTCGGCGCGAAATCGAAGCTCTCGGTGCGCGCACGATCGAGATCGAATGCGACGTCGCCGATTCCGCGAGTGTCCGTGCAGCCGCAGCCGCGGTCGAGACGTTGCTCGGCGCAGTCGACATCCTCGCCAACGTCGCCGGCACCGGCGACACCGCGACCAGAGACGGCATCGAAACGCTCGACGACGAGCGCTGGAACCGTGTGCTCGCGGTCAATCTCAGCGGACCGTTTCACTGCTGCCGCGCGCTTATGCCGTCGATGGCCGCACGCGGCCGCGGCGCGGTCGTCAACGTCTCGTCGCTTGCGGGCCGCTCCAAGAGCGCCAACGGCGGTCTCGCCTACACGTCGAGCAAGGCGGGCCTGCTCGGGCTGACGCGGCATCTCGCATTCGACTACGGCCCGCGCGGCATCCGCGTCAATGCGATCTGCCCGGGCGGAGTGGATACGCCGATGATCCGCGCCGGCGGCGTCCGCAAGGCCGCCACCGAAGAAGAGGCTCAGGCTCGCGCCCAGCGCATCGCCGCCTACGAGTACTTCATGCCGATTCGCCGGCTTTCGTCTCCCGACGAGCAGGCCGGCGCGATCGCGTTCCTCGCGTCGGACGACGCGTCGTACATCAACGGTGTCTCGCTCGATACGAATGGCGGCCTGTTCATGGCCTGA